The following coding sequences are from one Triticum dicoccoides isolate Atlit2015 ecotype Zavitan chromosome 4A, WEW_v2.0, whole genome shotgun sequence window:
- the LOC119289256 gene encoding probable galacturonosyltransferase-like 1 → MLSMSRAPLLLALLLLCAAGAEAAAAPLPRFREAPHFTNSASARCPAPLPPASGKDGAACSPRAAVHVAMTLDASYLRGTMAAVLSVLRHASCPESVYFHFLTAAGSPTRTAELVAAVRASFPSLAFRAYPFDESRVAGRISASVRGALDRPLNYARSYLATTLPACVRRVVYLDSDVVLTDDVAALAATALPEGAAVAAPEYCGANFTAYFTPGFWASPALARTFRGRRACYFNTGVMVLDLPRWRAAGYTAQIEGWMELQRRVRIYELGSLPPFLLVFAGRIAAVDHRWNQHGLGGDNYQGLCRGLHAGPVSLLHWSGKGKPWDRLDAGRPCPLDAVWAKYDLLRPDPGIDAVL, encoded by the coding sequence ATGCTTAGCATGTCGCGCGCCCCGCTCCTCCTCGCCCTGCTCCTCCTCTGCGCCGCCGGCGCGGAGGCCGCGGCCGCGCCCCTGCCCAGGTTCAGGGAGGCGCCGCACTTCACCAACTCGGCCTCCGCGCGCTGCCCGGCGCCGCTCCCGCCCGCGTCCGGCAAGGACGGCGCGGCCTGCTCGCCGCGCGCGGCCGTGCACGTGGCGATGACGCTGGACGCGTCCTACCTGCGGGGCACCATGGCCGCGGTGCTCTCCGTCCTGCGCCACGCCTCCTGCCCGGAGTCCGTCTACTTCCACTTCCTCACCGCGGCCGGGTCACCCACCCGGACGGCGGAGCTGGTGGCCGCCGTGCGCGCGTCGTTCCCGTCGCTGGCGTTCCGGGCGTACCCGTTCGACGAGTCGCGGGTGGCGGGCCGCATCTCGGCGTCCGTCCGGGGCGCGCTCGACCGGCCGCTCAACTACGCGCGCTCCTACCTGGCCACCACGCTCCCCGCCTGCGTGCGCCGGGTCGTGTACCTCGACTCCGACGTCGTGCTCACCGACGACGTCGCCGCGCTCGCCGCCACGGCGCTCCCGGAGGGCGCGGCCGTGGCGGCGCCCGAGTACTGCGGGGCCAACTTCACCGCCTACTTCACGCCGGGGTTCTGGGCGAGCCCGGCGCTCGCCCGGACCTTCCGCGGGCGCCGCGCGTGCTACTTCAACACGGGCGTCATGGTGCTCGACCTGCCCCGGTGGCGGGCGGCCGGGTACACGGCGCAGATCGAGGGGTGGATGGAGCTGCAGCGGCGGGTGCGCATCTACGAGCTCGGCTCCCTGCCGCCCTTCCTCCTCGTGTTCGCCGGCCGCATCGCCGCCGTCGACCACCGCTGGAACCAGCACGGCCTCGGCGGCGACAACTACCAAGGCCTCTGCCGCGGCCTGCACGCCGGCCCCGTCTCCCTGCTGCACTGGAGCGGCAAGGGCAAGCCGTGGGACCGGCTCGACGCCGGCCGGCCCTGCCCGCTCGACGCCGTCTGGGCCAAGTACGACCTCCTTCGCCCGGACCCCGGGATTGACGCCGTCTTGTGA
- the LOC119287086 gene encoding E3 ubiquitin-protein ligase RNF5-like: MAANVGESAAVGGSSSDAAGGSFECNICFELPQEPIVTLCGHLFCWPCLYRWLHMHANTPECPVCKAIVEEDKLVPLYGRGKDRVDPRSKNTPGGDIPQRPAGQRPATAQQADPNNNFGNAHANPWFMGMGGAGAGAGVPLANGRWGNYAFSAAFGGLFPMLSFQMHGFPDPAAYAQPAGFHYGFGHGHGFHGGHMGHAHGVPRQGPLGQQQQQADVYLKALLIMVGVLVIASLLAA; the protein is encoded by the coding sequence ATGGCCGCCAATGTTGGGGAATCAGCGGCAGTTGGTGGCAGCAGCAGCGATGCAGCTGGAGGGAGCTTCGAGTGCAATATTTGCTTTGAGTTGCCGCAAGAGCCAATAGTAACTCTCTGTGGCCACCTATTCTGCTGGCCGTGCCTCTACAGATGGCTGCACATGCACGCCAACACACCAGAGTGCCCTGTGTGCAAGGCCATTGTTGAAGAAGACAAGCTTGTCCCCCTTTATGGCCGTGGCAAGGACCGCGTCGACCCAAGGTCAAAGAACACGCCTGGAGGCGACATTCCTCAGCGCCCAGCTGGCCAGAGGCCTGCTACAGCCCAACAGGCTGATCCGAACAACAATTTTGGCAACGCCCATGCAAATCCATGGTTCATGGGcatggggggcgcgggggcgggggcgggagtTCCACTGGCGAATGGACGGTGGGGCAACTATGCGTTCTCGGCTGCGTTTGGGGGCCTGTTCCCTATGCTTAGCTTCCAAATGCATGGGTTCCCAGATCCAGCTGCATATGCTCAGCCTGCCGGGTTTCACTATGGGTTTGGTcacggccatgggttccatggcggGCATATGGGGCACGCCCACGGCGTCCCCCGCCAAGGACCGCtagggcagcagcagcagcaggcagaTGTCTACCTGAAGGCCCTTCTTATCATGGTCGGAGTTCTTGTGATCGCAAGCCTCCTCGCAGCTTAA